The Hirundo rustica isolate bHirRus1 chromosome 24, bHirRus1.pri.v3, whole genome shotgun sequence genome includes a window with the following:
- the LOC120762897 gene encoding promotilin-like isoform X1, producing MVSRKVVAGLLLVSLLSVLAEQTQAFMPFFTQSDFQKMQLQEKERNKAGQKKSLSSLQQLEEEGFSEQSGVDVSTAKTLQQALPVRAWLTPRQLEKYQDVLEKLLAELLQDTPDAD from the exons ATGGTTTCGAGGAAGGTGGTGGCCGGTTTGCTGctggtgtccctgctgtccGTGCTGGCTGAGCAGACCCAAGCCTTCATGCCCTTTTTCACCCAGAGCGACTTCCAGAAAATGCAG ctgcaggaaaaggagaggaacaaGGCAGGGCAGAAGAAATCCCTGAGCtcgctgcagcagctggaggaggaaggtTTCTCTGAGCAATCCGGTGTGGATGTCAGCACAGCCAAGACCCTCCAG CAGGCCCTTCCTGTCAGAGCTTGGCTCACCCCAAGGCAGCTGGAAAAATACCAAGATGTCCTGGAGAaactgctggcagagctgttaCAGGACACCCCAGACG CTGACTGA
- the LOC120762897 gene encoding promotilin-like isoform X2 — MVSRKVVAGLLLVSLLSVLAEQTQAFMPFFTQSDFQKMQLQEKERNKAGQKKSLSSLQQLEEEGFSEQSGVDVSTAKTLQALPVRAWLTPRQLEKYQDVLEKLLAELLQDTPDAD; from the exons ATGGTTTCGAGGAAGGTGGTGGCCGGTTTGCTGctggtgtccctgctgtccGTGCTGGCTGAGCAGACCCAAGCCTTCATGCCCTTTTTCACCCAGAGCGACTTCCAGAAAATGCAG ctgcaggaaaaggagaggaacaaGGCAGGGCAGAAGAAATCCCTGAGCtcgctgcagcagctggaggaggaaggtTTCTCTGAGCAATCCGGTGTGGATGTCAGCACAGCCAAGACCCTCCAG GCCCTTCCTGTCAGAGCTTGGCTCACCCCAAGGCAGCTGGAAAAATACCAAGATGTCCTGGAGAaactgctggcagagctgttaCAGGACACCCCAGACG CTGACTGA